The Arthrobacter sp. OAP107 DNA segment CGGTGTTGATGGCGTAGTTCGCGTTGGCGTAGGTGAGCTGCACAGGCGGCGCTGCCTGCGAAGTGACGGCTGCGGCCAGGAGCATCGCGGCGGCCGCGATCAATGCCGTAAGAGAGCGTGAAATATCGCGGTAGCGCAAAGAAATTCCCCCAAGAGACCAGACAAGGTTCGCCAATGGTAGCAAGCCGGACGCCCTGGCAATACGCCTGGCCGAAGGCAGCCCAACTGACTCGCAGTAGATGTCGTTTTGAGGGCTCAAAACGACATTAAATGCGAGTCAGTTGGGTGGGGGAACGGCGGCGGTGAGGGTGCCGGCCGGGGTCAGTTCCGGCGTCGGACGGCGTACGCGAACAGGGAGGTCGTGGCCACGGTGGCCAGGTACCCCGCGATCACGATCAGCGAGATGCCCGCCCAGAAGTAATTGGTGGTGCTGGCCTCCTGGCCGATGCCCGGGACGATCATGACCAGCGAATACACCGACACCGCAGCCGAGGCCAGCCCCAGCACCACGGGCAGCCCGATCCACAGCCGCGCCGAACCCCAGTGCCCGCCGAAGCCGTCCCAGACGTTCCACTCATGGCCGTCGTTCCGGAGAATCAGCCAGCCCGCGGGAATCATGAAGCAGCCCACCACCAGAAACGCTGCCACCACATCCGCCGGACGGTGCCACTGGTTCACCAGCGTGGACATGCCCGAGGCGATCGCAAACGTGCCGCCGACAAACCCGGCCAGCGGACGCCACCGCGGGGACGCCATCAGGAACACGGCCGCCGCCGCGCTCGCCGCCAGCGTGGTGTGCCCGGACGGCAGCGAGTTCAGCTCGAGCGTCTCGACGCCCCGGTACGGCCGCAGCGGCAGAAGGTCCTTGAGTACCTGCGTGGCGACGTTCGCAGCAACGCATGCCGCAACGGCAATGCCCGCCGCCCTCCAGCGGCGGTGAATCACCGTCACCAGAAGAACCACGACGGCGGCCATCACCAGGGAGATGGTGGGCAGCCAGTCCAGGAACCCGGTGGTCACCTTGCCGGCGGGCCCGTGGATTTCCACGGCCTCCACCAGGGCGGACTCGTCGATGAACTGTCCGGTGGTGGTGCGGACGAAGTAGTAGTAGGTGGCGGCGAGGCCCGTGGCGCAGGCCAGGGTGGCGACGGCGAAGAGGAAGCCGGTGCCCGCCGCGAGGCGCATCTTTCCCGCTGACGGCTGGCGGCGCGGCTTCTGACGGCCCTGCTGCTGGCGGCCTTGCTTCTTACGGCGGGGGTCCCTGAGCTGGAAAGTCATCGTAACAAGGGTGTCACAGTTTGCTGGGAGCCGCCTGTCCGCCCGGTGGGCGCGTCCTGTTGCCCGACAGCCCCGACAGCCCCGACAGCCCCGACAGCCCCGACAGCCCCGACAGCCCCGACGGCTTTGCCGGATGCTCGACTCTGCAGGGCAGGGGGCACTACGTTGGGGGCATGACCGAAAACCCAGACGAGACCCGCACTGTTTCCGGCGAACCGGTCCGCGACGAATCCGCGCCCGGTCAAACAACGCCAGACGAAGCGGCCCGCGGGGAAACCGACCTCAGCACCAAACTGGACCCGGATTTCATCCCGCAGCAGGGCGAAACCCCGGACGCGAAGCGGGCCCGTGAGCACCCCGAGGAAACCGGCAGCTGACGCCGCGCAGCGGGGGCCAGACGCAGGCGGGCCGGCGGCTAAAGTTGGTGCATGGGCGGTATCGCGGATGTACTTGGCCCCATCCTGGAAATAATGACGTGGGTGGGCTTCCTCCCCGGAGTGCCGTTGCTCGTATGGGGACTGATTATTGAACGGCGCCGATGCGCCTGGACCAAAACCACGGGAGAGGTCTACACGGCCGGCGGCTTCACCGGCTTCCGCTGGACTGACCAGGAGAACGTCCCGCGCCAGACCCTGGTGGACTCCGACGTCGGGCGCGGCCTGGTGGCCGGCGCCAAGGTGGAGCTCCATTACGACCTCTGCCACCCTTCGCGCTGGGGCCTGAAACCGCCCAGGCACGACAACATCATCCTGATCCTCGGCTGGATCCTCACCGGCGTGGGCATCGTGAGCACCATCGCGGGTTTCGTGCTGCTGCTCTTCTGACGGGGCCGGCCCTGAAAGACGGGGCCGCCGTTAAACTCGGCCGGACAAAACAGGCCCGGACATACGTCGGGTACCCGTGCCGCGGCGGGTACCCGGTCTGTGGGGCAGCGTGAGCTGCGTTCTTGTCTGCCCGGCGTGCGCTGCCTGCTACACGTGCGGATCGACTGTTGAAGCCCGGCTGTCGTGCGCGGAGCGGCCGCTGCGGCGGTTCCTGTCGCGCAGGTGGTCCAGCAGCGCCTGTTCGGGGTGCCCGGGGTTCTCTGCGAGGTGGCGCAAGAGCCGGCGCCGGACGTCGGAGCGCGGATCGGCTGTGGCGAGCACGTTGTGGATGATGTCCAGGACCTGCTGGTGGAGTTCCGAATCGTCCACCATCACCGTGGTCGGCTGGCCGTAGGAGGAGTCAACCGTGGAGCCCCATCGCTCAGGCGGAATGGGTTCATACAAGTCGCGGAATTCCGTGTGCATCACTGGCTCCTTTGTGCGGGGGGACACTGCTTCTTCGGGTTGCCGCCGCGTGCGCTTAGTAGTCACTGGTGCCGCCAGTCCAGGTGATCTGGCCAGGTTCCACCAGCTCGACCCCGGAATCATCGGAGGACACGTCGGGGTCCTCGCCGGAATTGGCCGGGTCGTCGGGTGCCGGTCCGGTCCGGGCCGGGTCTGCGGGGTTCGTGGAAAGGGGCGAGGAGGTGGCAGGGTTCAGCGGCGCAGATTTGAGCGCCGGTGATGAGGGTTTGGGCGTGGCCGTGGGGTTGGTGAGCGGCGACAGTCGCGGGGGTTCAGGGAAGCCGTCGAAGTTGAGGACCGAGTCGCGGGGGTCCGGTTCACGAACAATGACGCCGGGTTCCTGACCTGTCGGCGCCCCGGTAACAGCCTGCGCCCAGACGGTGATGCTGGCGAGACCCACCAGCGGAATGCTCAGCAACGACCACCTCTTCATCGGCCTGCCACACCTCCTTCGTGAAACAACTTTGCGGCGTGAAGGTGAGGCAGGGATGAGACGCGGATGAGAGTCTTCTCATGCACCCGGCGGACGGGTTTTGGGCGTTGGTAAGAGCCGCTGCATGGAACGTGAAGGCCTAGATTGAGTGGCCATCGGCGTCATCGGCGGCTGCGTCGCCGGGAGCCGCAGCGGACGGCCCGGGCAGGCACACGAGCCGGTAACCCACGCCGCGGACAGTCTGGATGCGGTCCTGGCCGAGCTTGTGCCGCAGGTACCGCACGTATACGTCCACCACGTTGGAGGAGCCCTCGAAGTGGTAGCCCCACACCCGGCTCAGGAGCTGCTCGCGGCTGAGGACCTTGCCGGCGTTCTCCATGAATGTCCGGGCCATGACGAACTCCCGCGCGGAGAGGTCGATCACGCGGCCGCCGATCTCGGCCGTGCGCAGGTTCACGTCCAGCGACAGATCGCCGCAGACGAAGGTCGGGGCGGACGTGACCGCCTGCGCACCCCTTAGCCGGAGCTTGATGCGGGAGAGCAGTTCCTCGAACCGGAAGGGCTTGGTCATGTAGTCGTCCGCACCGCCGTCGAGCGCCGCCACGGTGCTTTCGAGGCTGTCCGCCGCCGTCAGGATGATCACCGGAATCGTGGAGTGCATGTCGCGGAGGTTCTTCAGCACGGTCAGGCCGTCCATCCGCGGCATGCCGATGTCCAGGATGAGGAGGTCGAACTCCCCGGACGTGGCGTAGTCCAGCGCCTTCACGCCGTCGGAGACTTGGGTGGTGGTGTAGCCGGCCGCCGTGAGGCCCTTGGCGAGGAACGCCGCGATCCGCGGCTCGTCGTCGGCGATGAGGATCCGGGTCATGGGGCACCTCCCGTCGGGGTGGCCAGTTCAATGGCCGACGCCGGCCCCGCCGGCTTCGGTTTGCCGCCTGCGGCGCCCGTTCCCTTATGTCGCGGTCCCTTGGCGGCCGGGCCCTTAACGGCCGCGCGATTATCCGCGGGATCCCTCGTGCCGCTGCCGCTTCGTCCGGTGGTGTCCGCGGCGGCGGAATCATCAGTTTCAGCGCCGGCGTCCTCGCCGCCGGACGGGATCCGGAGCACGAAGCGGCTGCCCTTGCCTTCCTCCGACGCCAGGAGGACGGTGCCGCCATGCGCCTCGGCGATGGCCTTCACGATGGACAGTCCAAGGCCCGAACCCTCCGAGGCTGCCGAATTGCTGCCCTTGCCGAAGCGCTCGAAGATGCGCTCATGGTCCTCTGCCGGGATACCGGTACCGGTGTCCGACACCCAGATCTCCAGTTCCCTGGGTGCCGGGTCTGCCAGCTCCCGCACGACCGCCGCCCGGCCGCCCTCGGGGGCGCCGTCGTCGTTCTCCACCCAGGCACCGCCAACGGAGATCCGGTCCGACTCAGAAGTGTGTTTGACCGCGTTCGCGGCGAGCTGTTCCAGCGCCTGGGTGAGCCGGCGGCGGTCGGCGCGGATCAGGCCCCCGGGCTTGGCGTCCAGGCGCCACTGGCGCTCGCCGAGGACCCGGACCCGGTTCAGGACGTCCTCCAGGAGGTCGTCCGCCTCCACCCAGGCGGGAGTCAGGAAGTCTGGCCGGCCGCTGCGGGCAAGGATCAGCAGGTCATCCACCAGCACCTGCATCCGGTCCAGCTCGTCCAGGAGCAGCATGCGGGTCTGGTCGACGTCCTCGGGATCCCCGGCGCGGAGCAGCTCCAGGTAGCCGCGGATGATCGTCATGGGGGTGCGCAGCTCGTGGCTGGCGTCGTGGACGAAGCGGCGCTGGTTGTCGAAGCCGGACTCCAGCCGCTCCAGCATGCGGTTAAAGTTCATGGCCAGCTGGGCGACGTCGTCCGTGCTGTCCGGTACCTCAACCCGCTTTGTCAGGTCCTCAAAGGTGGTGGCCTCCGTCGCCTCACGGAGCCGCCGGATGGGCCGGAGCAGCCGCCCGGTGACCAGCCAGCCCACCAGGCCCGTGAGGACGAGCGTCGCCAGGGACGCCAGGGCGAAGGTCCACATCGAACCGAAAACCTCGGCGCGCTGGGCACCGATCTCGCTCGAGGCAATCAGCAGACCCTGCTCCTTGCTGCCGCCCGCCAGCGACACGGACGTAATGGCCAGGCGGACCTGCCGGCCGTCAATGTCAACGTCCCGCATCACGGTATGGCCGGGGGAGCTCCAGTCCCAGACGTGATCGGTGACGGCGGAGGTCCGCAGATTGGTTGCCTGTGGTGCCTTGGGCAGGATGACATTGCCGCCGCGGACCATGGTCATCACGGACTCGTAGCCGCCGGGTGCACCATTGCGCAGATAGGTCGTAAACAGGTCATGCAGCGAGGCGTAGGCAGCGCCTCCGTTGTTCGGCGAGCCACGGCTTGCCAGGTCCTCCAGGTTCGCACGCGGCACCTGCAGCTCGGCGTTGACGCGGTCGTTGAGGCTCTTCAGCTGTGCCGCGTGGGTAGCCGCGCCGGCCACAAAGAGGCCCACGGCCATGAAGACGAGCAGCGTGGCCAGCAGCCGGAAGCGGACGGAGTGGACCTCCGTGCGCAGTGCGCCGGCCGTGTTCATGGGATCACCCGGCCTCTTTTAGGGTGTGACGTGCGTAACACGGCACACGCCCGGTCCCGCCGCGCAGAATTTTTTTGAAATCCGGAGCGGGCGGCAAAGACGCTCATCGCCGAGTACTCGGAGTACTTGGTTGTACCCGGCCCGGCCATGGTCCGCCTCATTGGATCACCCATTTCATGCTGATTCGGCGGTCCTCCGGGGACGAGGATCGCAGTAGTACCGCTCTAACTGCGGTAATACGAATGTAGCCCCGGGTGCTTGGGAAAAACTTGGTGTTTCTGGACCCCGCTGCCGTCCTCCCGGCCGGTTTCAGGGGAGCCCCGGGGCGCCTCAACCGAGTGGTGGCGGGTTTGATGCAAAAGCAACCAAGTAGTGCCGCCCTCGAAATTCGAGTACCGGCTACTCGTGCCCCTACTTGCCTGAATGACAAGTATGAATCCAAGCCATTCATGGGGAATGCGGTTCATGGGGATAGTAGGTGCAGACAAGATGGTACAGACGGTTGCAGAAGATACTCGTTGGTCCCGGAGAGTCAACGACGACGAGTACCTTCCGAACTCAATGGAAGACGCCGGTGGCACAACAACGAAGTTGTCCATCAACATCCTGGGTCCGCTCCGTGTCCGCCGCGGCGGCGCGGTGATCGGATCCCACGAGCTTGGCGGGCCCAAGCCCCGCCAGGTCCTTGAAATCCTGTTGCTCAAGCTGGGGACCCCGGTCTCCAAGAACCACCTGATCGATGTCCTGTGGAACGGCCAGCCGCCGGCTGAGGCCCTGTCCACGCTGGAAAGCTACGTCAGCGTGCTGCGCCGGCACCTCCAGCCCGGAAGCGGCAAGGGCGGCGCCCTCCGCACTGTCACCGGCGGCTACATGATCGACCGCAGCATGGTTGACCTTGACCTCGACCGCTTCGATGACCTGCTCAAGCAGGCCGGACATGCCTCTCCTGAGGAGTCCTTCCGGCTGCTCGAGAAGGCCCTCGACATCGCGTCCGTGCCGCTGCTCGGCGATGAGCTGCTGGCCGGCTGGGCCGAGGAGGAGCGTGCTCTTCACTCGGCACGCGTGGCCAGCATCAAGGCGCGTGCAGCGGAAGCCGCCGTCGCCGTCGGACACCCGGAGCGCGCGGTGGCCCTGGCCAGCGAACTGCTGGTGGACGATCCCATCAACGAGCGCGCCTGGACCGCCCTGGTCCTGGGCCTCGAGGAATCCGGGCAGTACATGGAAGCGCTGCGGGCCTACGGTCGCTGCCGCCGGGTCATGGACCAGGAGATCGGCTGCCTGCCCGGACGTCCGCTGCGTGAAGCACACGCCCGGCTGCTGCAGGCAACGGCCGCCAGCGAGGATGAAATGGACCTCTCAGATTCTGAAGCTCCCATCCCGGCAACATCGCAGATCACCCGGGAAATCAGCATTCTGACCATCGACGACCACAGCACGTTCACCGAACTGCTGTCGGCAGCCCTGGACCGCGAGCCCGACCTGCGGAGCGTTGCCTCGGCCACCACCGCCAAGAGCGGCGTGGAGCAGAGCATCGCCCTCAAGCCCGACGTCGTGATCATGGACTTCCACCTGCCCGACGGCGACGGCCTCACCGCCGCTGCCCGCATCCTGGCCGACGCCCCGAACACCCGGATTGTCATGCTCACCGGTGACCCGACGCCCGAAGCGCTGCGGACCGCCGCCTCGATGGGCATCTGCGCCTTCCTGCCGAAGGGCGGATCGCTCTCCACCCTTTTGGACACGCTCCGCTACGCACGGGCCGGCAACATGGTGGTCCACCCTTCACTGGTGGCCCAGCTGGGCATGTCCACCCCCGCTCCGGCCCCCGCGGTCCGCGAAGTGGAACCGGGCGGCCCCGTTCTGACGCCGCGCGAACTGGATGTGCTCCGGCTGATGGCCGGAGGCCACGGCTCGAAGGAAGTGGCCAGCAAGCTGGACATCTCCCTCAACACCTGCCGCGGCTACGTAAAGGCGATCTTCGCCAAGCTTGGAACCCACTCGCAGCTCGAATCGGTCATGGAAGCGTCACGGCGCGGCATGCTCGAGCAGCCGAACCATGGCTAGGCCTCCGCTCCGCAAACCTGCCCTGTTCCGCCCGTTCGAATCGCCGGCCAACCACAATTCCGAGGTATTCAAGGCCGTCCGGCGGTTCCTGCTGATGGGGCTGGTTGCCCTGGTGGTGGTCACCACCCCGGTGGCCTTCTGGATCTGGTCCGAGGCTGAACGCCACGCACTGGAGAAC contains these protein-coding regions:
- a CDS encoding phosphatase PAP2 family protein, yielding MRLAAGTGFLFAVATLACATGLAATYYYFVRTTTGQFIDESALVEAVEIHGPAGKVTTGFLDWLPTISLVMAAVVVLLVTVIHRRWRAAGIAVAACVAANVATQVLKDLLPLRPYRGVETLELNSLPSGHTTLAASAAAAVFLMASPRWRPLAGFVGGTFAIASGMSTLVNQWHRPADVVAAFLVVGCFMIPAGWLILRNDGHEWNVWDGFGGHWGSARLWIGLPVVLGLASAAVSVYSLVMIVPGIGQEASTTNYFWAGISLIVIAGYLATVATTSLFAYAVRRRN
- a CDS encoding response regulator transcription factor, which encodes MTRILIADDEPRIAAFLAKGLTAAGYTTTQVSDGVKALDYATSGEFDLLILDIGMPRMDGLTVLKNLRDMHSTIPVIILTAADSLESTVAALDGGADDYMTKPFRFEELLSRIKLRLRGAQAVTSAPTFVCGDLSLDVNLRTAEIGGRVIDLSAREFVMARTFMENAGKVLSREQLLSRVWGYHFEGSSNVVDVYVRYLRHKLGQDRIQTVRGVGYRLVCLPGPSAAAPGDAAADDADGHSI
- a CDS encoding HAMP domain-containing sensor histidine kinase, coding for MNTAGALRTEVHSVRFRLLATLLVFMAVGLFVAGAATHAAQLKSLNDRVNAELQVPRANLEDLASRGSPNNGGAAYASLHDLFTTYLRNGAPGGYESVMTMVRGGNVILPKAPQATNLRTSAVTDHVWDWSSPGHTVMRDVDIDGRQVRLAITSVSLAGGSKEQGLLIASSEIGAQRAEVFGSMWTFALASLATLVLTGLVGWLVTGRLLRPIRRLREATEATTFEDLTKRVEVPDSTDDVAQLAMNFNRMLERLESGFDNQRRFVHDASHELRTPMTIIRGYLELLRAGDPEDVDQTRMLLLDELDRMQVLVDDLLILARSGRPDFLTPAWVEADDLLEDVLNRVRVLGERQWRLDAKPGGLIRADRRRLTQALEQLAANAVKHTSESDRISVGGAWVENDDGAPEGGRAAVVRELADPAPRELEIWVSDTGTGIPAEDHERIFERFGKGSNSAASEGSGLGLSIVKAIAEAHGGTVLLASEEGKGSRFVLRIPSGGEDAGAETDDSAAADTTGRSGSGTRDPADNRAAVKGPAAKGPRHKGTGAAGGKPKPAGPASAIELATPTGGAP
- a CDS encoding BTAD domain-containing putative transcriptional regulator, which gives rise to MEDAGGTTTKLSINILGPLRVRRGGAVIGSHELGGPKPRQVLEILLLKLGTPVSKNHLIDVLWNGQPPAEALSTLESYVSVLRRHLQPGSGKGGALRTVTGGYMIDRSMVDLDLDRFDDLLKQAGHASPEESFRLLEKALDIASVPLLGDELLAGWAEEERALHSARVASIKARAAEAAVAVGHPERAVALASELLVDDPINERAWTALVLGLEESGQYMEALRAYGRCRRVMDQEIGCLPGRPLREAHARLLQATAASEDEMDLSDSEAPIPATSQITREISILTIDDHSTFTELLSAALDREPDLRSVASATTAKSGVEQSIALKPDVVIMDFHLPDGDGLTAAARILADAPNTRIVMLTGDPTPEALRTAASMGICAFLPKGGSLSTLLDTLRYARAGNMVVHPSLVAQLGMSTPAPAPAVREVEPGGPVLTPRELDVLRLMAGGHGSKEVASKLDISLNTCRGYVKAIFAKLGTHSQLESVMEASRRGMLEQPNHG